Proteins from one Danaus plexippus chromosome 2, MEX_DaPlex, whole genome shotgun sequence genomic window:
- the LOC116779459 gene encoding protein PALS2 — protein MMVRRSGRYTVNWRGFRDYVNNKPPDDEEPEKQPEDLSNHEVIFLKSIVESPDFCRKSVSINSEEDLYVKPVSLDNVNIIRSLSEYRGNNIRTIEQAELAILLSRVHFKALISAHDQIGKIWLERGSGVDEITIVKEAEKDIAQATDLSPTQNPNMPVETVKVVGLRKVPGQPLGLTVTTDEHGQLIVARILAGSAAAKQALLTVGDVLLEVDGVQIDTEEQLKEAVSKPNDRVTLKVGPNLKEKNAQLPNKLSCYMRALFDYNPSEDTLLPCKEIGLEFKKGDILQVSDRKDPNWWQASHVEKPEEVGLIPSPELEERRKAYVPPEADFVHKISICGARISKKKKKFVYESRSSVQLEGAELTLYEEVARTPPFLRRVLALVGTRGVGRRTLKNRLIQEQPDRFGAVVPHTSRPPRPLEENGLSYWFVSREEMERDAHAGRFLEYGEHNGHLYGTHLDSIRAVIKEGKMCILDCAPQSLKLLHNSSEFLPYVVMIASPGIEQLRNLTYASNRNLTFDRQSSIRYSSRRARTLESLASLYEEEDLKQTLEESARIQRQYEKYIDLSLTNHNADTTYARLLDALHALATDHQWVPVTWIY, from the exons ATGATGGTACGTCGAAGTGGACGGTACACTGTTAACTGGAGAGGGTTCAGAGACTACGTTAACAATAAACCCCCTGATGACG AAGAGCCGGAAAAACAACCTGAGGATTTATCAAACCATGAAGTGATCTTTTTGAAAAGTATTGTTGAAAGTCCAGACTTTTGCAGAAAATCTGTC TCGATAAACTCTGAGGAGGATTTGTATGTGAAACCTGTCTCCTTGGATAATGTAAACATAATAAGAAGTTTGAGCGAGTATCGAGGCAACAACATACGTACTATCGAACAAGCAGAACTAGCTATATTACTGTCTCGAGTACACTTTAAG gcaCTGATTTCTGCTCATGATCAAATTGGAAAGATTTGGCTGGAAAGAGGCTCAGGTGTAGATGAGATAACAATAGTGAAAGAAGCGGAAAAAGACATTGCACAAGCTACAGATTTGAGTCCGACTCAAAATCCAAATATGCCTGTTGAAACTGTGAAAGTTGTGGGTCTTAGGAAAGTACCTGGCCAACCATTAGGCTTAACT GTAACAACTGATGAACATGGGCAGTTGATAGTTGCTAGAATTCTTGCTGGCAGTGCCGCTGCTAAACAAGCTCTATTAACTGTTGGAGATGTACTCCTGGAAGTTGATGGAGTCCAAATAGACACGGAGGAACAGCTCAAGGAAGCTGTTTCTAAGCCTAATGACAGAGTCACTCTTAAAGTGGGACCAAACCTTAAAGAAAAGAATGCTCAATTACCTAATAAACTTAGT tGTTACATGAGAGCTCTGTTCGATTACAACCCCTCAGAGGACACTTTGTTACCGTGCAAAGAAATCGGCTTAGAATTCAAAAAGGGTGACATTTTACAA GTTTCAGATAGAAAAGATCCCAATTGGTGGCAAGCAAGTCATGTAGAGAAGCCGGAGGAAGTTGGCTTAATACCTTCACCGGAACTGGAAGAGAGACGTAAAGCTTATGTGCCACCGGAAGCAgattttgttcataaaattaGTATATGTGGAGCGAGG ATAtcaaagaagaaaaagaagtttGTATACGAGTCTCGGTCGAGCGTTCAATTGGAGGGAGCAGAGTTGACGTTGTATGAGGAAGTGGCTCGCACTCCGCCCTTCCTGAGACGCGTGCTGGCGCTAGTAGGCACCCGAGGAGTGGGGCGACGTACTCTTAAGAACCGGCTCATACAGGAACAACCTGACAGATTCGGAGCTGTTGTGCCCC ACACATCTCGTCCCCCTCGTCCATTAGAGGAGAACGGTCTATCGTACTGGTTCGTGTCTCGCGAGGAGATGGAACGGGACGCTCACGCCGGTCGTTTCCTCGAGTACGGAGAACACAATGGACACTTATATGGAACGCATTTAGACTCCATTAGAGCTGTTATCAAAGAAG GTAAAATGTGCATTTTGGATTGTGCGCCGCAGTCGCTGAAGCTTTTGCACAACAGCAGTGAGTTCTTGCCATATGTCGTGATGATCGCCTCCCCCGGCATAGAACAGCTGAGGAACCTCACGTACGCCTCCAACAGAAACCTTACG TTCGACCGGCAGAGCTCCATCCGCTACAGCTCGCGCCGAGCGCGCACGTTGGAGTCGCTAGCGTCGCTGTATGAG GAAGAAGATTTGAAGCAGACACTAGAGGAGAGCGCCCGCATCCAGCGCCAATACGAAAAATACATTGACCTCAGTCTCACCAACCACAACGCTGACACCACCTACGCTCGACTCCTTGACGCGCTGCACGCCCTCGCCACCGACCACCAATGGGTACCTGTCACATGGATATACTGA
- the LOC116779608 gene encoding LOW QUALITY PROTEIN: polycomb protein Asx (The sequence of the model RefSeq protein was modified relative to this genomic sequence to represent the inferred CDS: inserted 1 base in 1 codon) gives MELDVSPMESVSNDMEYTENSSENKYLPCNNNDQYTIIRIPQEGEKPNKHSSRKQSKRRKKSSSHSRPLPRIIVKPLPPPPPPENREWTAASSCSESSSTSSSRPSTMREVLASIPGFCIKPRKRNGKKLSTAAQLQQTREGCIDLETPDSILVNTNIRALLNKHTYSLLPPLYQYKLGQLLPNVDRPSTSGRLSSSSLNNEFFARACLEWQESLSGGEFTPENQQKMKTEAEKEKSRIDPWKLKHFEPFWGEKSQREKSSINLNSERPSLKTTIKLRPTASITSSSTVPKIKKSKSSSSSKRLRSVGAVTRSSAKEAEEAEDDSMASSNKSSAPVPALLPLKHSKSQGYVDCQMDFSFSDSSSITRIEDSVATTPIDPLLLPEDSANEVKQDLDMSVVKIEESSVSKDCDEDKTTDSESNLAETTKRLSNDIEEYRFSKRVRYEDDYAVDHTSFMNHNICNSESNNVDEEPHYTNEHISQVEEINSYTVQDQGDTNSEDSKATASVYEYDEQSVSSISSLKIENNLNNVSLMAESTDVVVNEYENPEPEIQENTLNNEEVVTESLIHDSQAEFAPVLNENIGAYASNNIDSHQCDKIAKVTTEKSFEKMDVMDEIHYSSKSEEALIKNEANIESKCDQKLKETESVVPNFYDEHFKDAESFILESGLPTMAPQSEVVKYAPQTSMMELTSYMSETNVTAVVTMPMPQNTSIPMMEVTNTSVVSYPDDHLQDPAKPKNSAVLWKNDSDWTQNENVINIQNFSNINNDSTKYVSEDSKTSMEDANINDENCMYKTDRDTNFNMESSNSSESCQSMKDVLIKQEMDPATNLVSSTTVTMSSINSATMTQSIRTNVKKSKSGKDSNRSRSSNKVPPGAVNLERSYQICQAVIQNSPNRDALRGQLRPPPALLTRAPRPPRPPPPVLVRQLPAVIPHPEINENRSNNMGQYILVQRTPNVAPRASSXPPSNPNSNVNVTRCRSVGADDSCVCNLRAMILCKKCGAFCHDDCIGSAELCLTCLIR, from the exons ATGGAGTTAGATGTATCGCCAATGGAATCTGTAAGCAACGATATGGAATATACCGAAAACTCATccgaaaataaatacttacctTGTAATAACAATGACCAATATACTATAATTCGTATTCCTCAAGAAGGTGAAAAACCTAACAAGCACTCCTCCAGAAAACAGTCAAAACGAAGAAAAAAGAGTTCAAGTCATTCTAGACCTTTGCCTAGAATAATAGTAAAGCCATTACCACCTCCTCCACCACCGGAAAATCGAGAATGGACAGCAGCTTCATCATGTTCAGAATCAAGTTCCACTTCTAGTAGTAGACCTTCAACCATGCGAGAGGTGTTAGCTAGCATACCaggtttttgtattaaacCGAGAAAACGTAATGGTAAGAAATTATCAACAGCTGCTCAGTTACAGCAAACTAGGGAAGGGTGCATAGATCTAGAAACTCCAGATTCCATACTAGTTAATACCAATATTAGAGCCCTCCTTAATAAGCATACATATTCCCTCCTTCCTCCTCTTTATCAGTATAAACTAGGGCAGCTACTCCCAAATGTTGATAGACCAAGTACTTCGGGACGTCTAAGTTCATCTAGTCTTAATAATGAGTTTTTTGCCCGAGCCTGTTTAGAATGGCAAGAATCTTTATCTGGAGGAGAATTTACACCtgaaaatcaacaaaaaatgAAGACTGAAgctgaaaaagaaaaaagcaGAATTGACCCCtggaaattaaaacattttgaaccATTTTGGGGAGAGAAGTCACAAAGAGAAAAATCatcaatcaatttaaattctgaGAGACCATCTCTGAAGACTACTATAAAACTGAGACCCACTGCTTCTATTACCAGCAGCAGTACTGttcctaaaattaaaaagagtaAATCTTCAAGCTCCAGTAAAAGATTGCGTTCTGTTGGTGCAGTGACTAGATCTTCAGCGAAAGAGGCTGAGGAAGCTGAAGATGATTCAATGGCTAGTAGTAATAAATCTTCAGCACCAGTGCCTGCATTACTGCCACTCAAACATTCTAAGAGCCAAGGCTATGTAGATTGTCAAATGGACTTCAGTTTCTCTGATTCTTCATCTATTACAAGAATAGAGGATTCTGTAGCTACAACTCCGATAGATCCTCTATTGTTACCAGAGGATTCGGCAAATGAAGTAAAGCAAGATTTGGATATGAGTGTTGTAAAAATTGAAGAATCTAGCGTATCAAAGGACTGTGATGAAGATAAGACAACAGACTCAGAGAGTAATTTAGCTGAGACAACAAAGAGATTGAGTAATGATATTGAAGAATATAGGTTCTCCAAGAGAGTAAGGTATGAGGATGATTATGCTGTAGATCATACAAGTTTCATGAACCACAACATATGCAACTCTGAAAGCAACAATGTTGATGAAGAGCCCCATTATACCAATGAACATATAAGTCAAGTTGAAGAAATTAATTCCTACACAGTACAGGACCAAGGAGACACCAATAGTGAAGACAGCAAAGCTACAGCTTCTGTCTATGAATATGATGAACAGAGTGTATCATCTATATCCAgcttaaaaattgaaaataacctCAACAATGTCTCCCTTATGGCTGAATCTACTGACGTTGTGGtaaatgaatatgaaaatCCAGAACCAGAAATTCAAGAAAATACTTTGAATAATGAGGAGGTTGTCACTGAATCACTGATTCATGATAGCCAGGCAGAATTTGCAcctgttttaaatgaaaatataggtGCTTATGcttcaaataatatagattCTCACCAATGTGATAAAATAGCTAAGGTAACAACTGAAAAATCCTTTGAAAAGATGGATGTTATGGACGAAATTCATTATTCGAGTAAATCTGAAGAGGCTCTCATAAAAAACGAAGCTAATATTGAAAGCAAATGTGATCAAAAATTGAAAGAGACTGAAAGTGTTGTTCCTAATTTTTATGACGAACACTTTAAAGATGCAGAATCCTTTATATTAGAAAGTGGATTACCAACAATGGCTCCTc AGAGTGAAGTTGTGAAATATGCACCACAAACAAGTATGATGGAGCTCACTTCATATATGAGTGAAACta ATGTAACTGCTGTTGTTACAATGCCAATGCCTCAAAACACATCTATACCAATGATGGAAGTTACTAATACATCA GTTGTGTCCTATCCCGATGATCACTTACAAGATCCAGCCAAACCGAAAAATTCAGCTGTTTTGTGGAAAAATGACAGTGATTGGACCCAGaatgaaaatgttatcaatattcaaaatttttctaatattaataatgatagcACAAAATATGTTAGTGAAGATTCAAAAACTAGTATGGAGGATGCAAATATCAATGATGAGAATTGTATGTACAAGACTGACAGAGACACAAACTTTAATATGGAGTCATCTAATTCTTCTGAGAGCTGTCAGTCTATGAAAGATGTATTGATAAAGCAAGAGATGGACCCAGCCACCAATCTTGTATCTAGCACAACAGTCACAATGTCATCAATTAATTCAGCCACTATGACACAAAGCATTAGAACTAATGTAAAGAAATCAAAATCAGGAAAAGATTCCAACag gAGTCGCAGCTCAAACAAGGTGCCACCCGGTGCCGTGAACTTGGAGCGCAGCTACCAGATCTGTCAAGCTGTGATCCAGAACAGTCCCAACCGAGACGCTCTCCGCGGACAGCTGCGTCCTCCACCAGCGCTACTGACACGAGCACCACGACCTCCTCGTCCACCTCCACCGGTACTTGTCAGACAGCTACCAGCTGTTATACCACACCCTGAG ATTAATGAAAATAGGTCCAACAATATGGGACAGTACATACTCGTTCAAAGAACACCCAATGTGGCACCAAGAGCGTCCA GCCCTCCATCTAACCCCAACTCTAATGTG AATGTCACCCGCTGCCGGAGTGTGGGTGCCGATGACTCATGTGTGTGCAACCTTCGGGCTATGATATTGTGTAAAAAATGCGGCGCCTTCTGCCACGACGACTGCATCGGTTCCGCAGAGCTGTGCCTCACGTGCCTCATCCGCTGA
- the LOC116779461 gene encoding LOW QUALITY PROTEIN: tubulin polyglutamylase complex subunit 2 (The sequence of the model RefSeq protein was modified relative to this genomic sequence to represent the inferred CDS: deleted 1 base in 1 codon), which translates to MSFCVDLVSEDSFYENITLGVTKLLESDPRISNVEVERRQPCDRIALSNWEQKHSTVLPEDLRNFYASTDGFLLTWHYKYSADEILPVGSIRVNTLNDLCLTPVLKDLLDFAATRQNEGPKPALNPKSKVFELDNCRNIGKVCLIYTDGSWSVWLVTREGGWGWLADSFTQYFRMALVHLGLPGWQATFADLPLIPWAEQLFLLLAPHLLDKSDSDNNAMAVTRETSLNHIDPNIFKTSVRQHKNARQANQ; encoded by the exons atgagCTTCTGCGTAGATTTAGTCTCTGAAGATTCATTTTACGAGAATATTACGTTGGGGGTAACAAAACTCCTAG AATCAGATCCTCGAATTTCCAATGTAGAAGTGGAGCGCCGACAGCCGTGTGATCGAATAGCTCTTTCTAATTGGGAACAAAAACATTCAACAGTACTACCTGAAGACTTACGAAATTTTTATGCATCTACAGATGGATTTCTGTTAACATGGCATTACAAATACT cagcCGATGAAATTTTACCGGTGGGGTCTATAAGGGTTAATACTTTGAACGACTTGTGTTTGACTCCTGTCCTTAAAGATTTGCTTGATTTTGCGGCTACTCGTCAAAATGAGGGCCCTAAACCGGCCCTCAATCCAAAAAGTAAAGTTTTTGAACTGGACAATTGTAGAAATATTGGAaag GTGTGTCTAATTTACACCGACGGGTCATGGTCGGTG TGGCTGGTGACCCGCGAGGGTGGTTGGGGTTGGCTCGCAGACTCGTTCACCCAATACTTCAGAATGGCGCTCGTGCACCTGGGACTGCCTGGATGGCAGGCGACTTTTGCTGACCTGCCACTTATACCTTGGGCTGAG caaCTTTTCTTACTACTGGCACCTCATCTTTTGGACAAATCCGATTCGGATAATAACGCGATGGCAGTAACAAGAGAAACCAGTCTCAATCATATCGATCCCAACATCTTTAAGACTTCCGTTCGTCAGCACAAGAATGCAAGACAAGCAAACCAATGA
- the LOC116779460 gene encoding tRNA-dihydrouridine(47) synthase [NAD(P)(+)]-like: MTSVNSGVCDIKKEYVLKKEEKIVNDDGVNKRKISESDEFEAKKTKTDNNKEEASRCKRKGQNKARPKTFQDDKQNKPCPSIVNLISKDELKPCQFNNCKYIHNPLDYIKSKLPDLGNDCHLYNTRGRCPRGISCRYGSSHITDEGFNIVDEEKASKWKEDTKNTLQHSIQILLQKRKYDFSLSENLVKSLDIRKKKQINNPSNDSINSEELNEDNHKIGPVLDEDIVKLLPRERKKINWTDKLYLSPLTTVGNLPFRRICKEYGADITCGEMALCESLLKGMKQEWALVKRHESEDLFGAQICGNNAYAIGKVSQLLKENTELDFIDLNLGCPIDLVYKKGGGSGMMHRIPALELSVKSASQILDIPFTIKMRTGVYQDKKIAHTIIPKVVDWGASLITLHGRSREARYTRLADWEYIEVCAKAASPCPVYGNGDILSYEDYVNSRKTAPNIQGVMIGRGALIKPWIFNEIKEQKLYDISSHERFEIIKKFTKFGLEHWGSDTQGVENTRRFLLEWLSFLYRYIPVGLLERPPQKINERPPLYFGRNDLETLMASGNCADWVKISEMVLGPVPDGFKFLPKHKANSY, encoded by the coding sequence ATGACTAGTGTTAACTCCGGTGTTTGTGACATTAAAAAAGAGTACGTTCTCAAGAAGgaagaaaaaattgttaatgacGATGGTgtaaataaacgaaaaataagTGAAAGTGATGAGTTTGAAGCTAAGAAAACTAAAactgataataataaagaagaaGCGAGTAGATGTAAAAGAAAAGGGCAAAATAAAGCCAGACCGAAAACTTTTCAAgatgataaacaaaataaaccatGTCCTAGCATAGTCAATTTAATATCCAAAGATGAGTTAAAGCCATGTcagtttaataattgtaaatatattcataatccTCTAGACTACATCAAATCAAAATTACCTGATTTGGGAAATGATTGTCATTTATACAATACCAGAGGTAGATGTCCAAGAGGTATATCTTGTCGCTATGGTTCCTCCCATATAACAGATGAGGGTTTTAATATAGTTGATGAGGAAAAGGCCTCAAAATGGAAAGAAGATAccaaaaatacattacaacACAGCATACAAATTCTCTTACAAAAACGAAAATATGACTTCTCTCTTTCAGAAAATCTAGTTAAATCTTTGgacattagaaaaaaaaaacaaataaacaatccCTCTAATGATTCCATAAATTCAGAGGAATTAAATGAAGACAATCACAAAATTGGGCCAGTTCTTGATGAAGatattgtgaaattattacctagagaaagaaaaaaaattaactggacagataaattatatctaagtCCCTTAACAACAGTTGGTAATCTACCATTTCGAAGAATTTGCAAGGAATATGGAGCAGATATCACATGTGGCGAAATGGCATTGTGTGAATCACTCCTGAAAGGCATGAAACAGGAATGGGCTTTAGTAAAGCGACATGAGTCTGAGGATTTATTTGGAGCCCAAATATGTGGAAATAATGCTTATGCAATTGGAAAAGTTTCACAGTTACTAAAGGAAAACACTGAACTTGATTTCATTGATCTAAATTTAGGTTGCCCAATAGATTTGGTGTATAAAAAAGGAGGTGGAAGTGGAATGATGCATAGAATTCCAGCCTTAGAATTATCAGTTAAAAGTGCCTCACAAATACTTGATATtccatttactataaaaatgagAACTGGGGTATACCaggataaaaaaattgctcacACAATTATTCCTAAAGTAGTAGATTGGGGTGCTTCTCTTATAACACTGCATGGTCGATCGAGAGAAGCTAGATATACCAGATTAGCTGATTGGGAATATATAGAAGTTTGTGCAAAAGCTGCCTCGCCATGCCCAGTTTATGGAAATGGAGATATTCTTAGTTATGAAGATTATGTAAACAGTAGAAAAACTGCTCCAAATATCCAAGGAGTCATGATAGGTAGGGGTGCCCTCATAAAACCATGgatattcaatgaaataaaagaacaaaAGCTTTATGACATAAGTAGTCATGAGAGAtttgaaattatcaaaaaatttacaaaatttggTTTGGAGCACTGGGGCTCTGATACGCAAGGTGTTGAAAATACACGTAGATTTCTTTTAGAATGgctttcatttttatacagatatatacCAGTTGGATTACTTGAAAGACCACcgcaaaaaattaatgaacgaCCTCCTTTGTACTTTGGCCGTAATGACTTAGAAACTTTAATGGCCTCTGGAAATTGTGCTGACTGGGTAAAAATAAGTGAAATGGTACTTGGTCCAGTACCTGATGGATTTAAATTTCTACCTAAACATAAAGCTAATTCCTATTAA
- the LOC116779463 gene encoding LOW QUALITY PROTEIN: uncharacterized protein LOC116779463 (The sequence of the model RefSeq protein was modified relative to this genomic sequence to represent the inferred CDS: inserted 1 base in 1 codon) — MGRGRDRSRDRRRSRSRSRSRSRSRSPRYGLGGGGGGGGYSGGGRRSNPGANLRKPKWDLNRLKPFKKDFYVPHPDVESRLESDVEAWRSENEITLKGRNIPKPTLTFDEAGFPDYVMDEIDKMGFSKPTPIQAQGWPIALSGCDMVGIASTGSGKTLSYILPAIVHINNQPKSSRGDGPIALVLAPTRELAQQIQEVCDKFANTSKIHNTCLFGGAPKGPQARDLDAGVEIVIATPGRLLDFLESGRTNLKRCTYLVLDEADRMLDMGFEPQIRKIIEQIRPDRQTLMWSATWPREVQSLAAEFLKDYLQINVGSLQLAANHNILQIIDVCMEYEKETKLSTLLKEIMAEKENKTIIFIETKRRVDDITRKMKRDGWPAVCIHGDKSQNERDWVLQDFRSGKAPILVATDVAARGLDVDDVKFVINFDYPSNSEDYVHRIGRTGRTNKTGTAYTFFTPSNAAKAADLVSVLKEAKQVVNPKLQELAERGGGGGRRHRGRGGRYRRGGRRSRSRSRSRDRRRRSRTRSRSRDRRRRRHSSSRSSRSRSSRSSRSHSRSRSRSRSRSRSGKCSPLKDNTVGPQPAPQALLPTPKPLLPTPIGPQLPPPHFDKHTSKNSLPPSNGDDESRSNKDLSQCYNKTNSHNSSNNKQTHNDNRLQQQQPVNSIPPLMAINPQMNVCVPPPPLNGQXFVMPPYFPSDQYGMMMPNFGPNPMLNGHSWGAPPPPPPPPPPSSDPSNGSQNNYNYGQSGSGQSSLESDSRKRGGRSGGLGSSSSYGLGSGSGGLSSAGGAGSCGRGLGLADGPTQGGGLGTGGLGSDSLYGGGGGLGSEDGQGSQRSRGGRDRRRRGRGRDYDDHNSDNPSGGLGSYGSGGFEGGLGQASGGPSVPHGSLLPRMLPQNTGDFGGQQNANFTAFGSYGPKFKKNQGGYDNGDYDEGPVNGVEYYGHQNMGPGRPLTSNMDRGVFNDAQAYGSMGYRNDRQGNRQRR; from the exons ATGGGACGTGgaag GGATCGCAGTCGAGATAGACGTCGGAGCCGTAGTCGTAGCCGGAGCAGAAGTCGCAGCCGAAGCCCTCGCTACGGTCTTGGTGgaggtggtggtggtggtggatATAGCGGAGGCGGACGCAGGAGTAATCCCGGAGCCAATCTGCGCAAACCGAAATGGGACCTTAACAGGCTTAAGCCTTTTAAGAAAGATTTCTACGTGCCTCACCCAGATGTTGAAAGTAGACTTGAATCAGATGTCGAGGCTTGGAGGagtgaaaatgaaataacgtTGAAAGGGCGTAATATACCAAAACCCACACTAACTTTCGATGAAGCCGGATTTCCTGATTATGTTATGgatgaaattgataaaatgGGATTTTCCAAACCAACACCAATTCAGGCACAAGGTTGGCCTATAGCCTTAAGTGGATGTGATATGGTTGGCATTGCTTCCACAGGTTCAGGAAAaactttatcttatattttacctGCAATAGTTCACATTAATAATCAGCCCAAGTCAAGTAGAGGAGATGGACCAATTGCTTTAGTATTGGCTCCAACAAGAGAACTCGCCCAACAAATTCAAGAAGTGTGTGATAAGTTCGCTAACACCTCCAAAATTCACAACACATGTTTGTTTGGTGGAGCTCCCAAAGGTCCACAAGCTAGAGATTTGGATGCTGGTGTTGAAATTGTAATTGCAACACCGGGCCGTCTATTAGACTTTTTAGAGAGTGGTCGGACAAATCTTAAAAGATGCACATATTTGGTACTTGATGAAGCAGATCGAATGTTGGATATGGGATTTGAACCTCAAATTAGAAAAATCATAGAACAAATACGACCTGATAGACAAACACTCATGTGGTCTGCTACATGGCCTAGAGAAGTACAGAGTTTAGCAGCAGAATTTTTGAaagattatttacaaatcaatGTTGGTTCATTACAATTAGCAGCCAATCACAACATCCTTCAGATCATTGATgtttgtatggaatatgaaaAAGAAACTAAACTTAGTACattgttaaaagaaattatggccgaaaaggaaaataaaactatcatatTCATTGAAACAAAACGCAGAGTTGATGATATCACAAGAAAAATGAAACGCGATGG ATGGCCTGCTGTGTGTATTCATGGTGATAAGTCACAAAATGAACGTGACTGGGTATTACAAG aTTTCCGTAGTGGAAAAGCACCCATTCTTGTAGCTACAGATGTTGCTGCCAGGGGTTTAG ATGTCGATGACGTaaagtttgttattaattttgactATCCTAGTAACTCTGAAGATTATGTGCATAGAATTGGAAGAACGGGTCGAACTAATAAAACCGGAACTGCTTATACGTTTTTCACACCATCGAATGCGGCAAAGGCGGCAGATTTGGTTTCAGTGCTAAAAGAAGCCAAACAAGTCGTGAATCCTAAATTACAAGAGTTAGCCGAACGCGGCGGTGGCGGTGGACGAA GACACCGTGGTCGTGGCGGTAGATATCGCAGAGGGGGACGCCGTTCGAGGTCCCGTTCTCGCTCGCGTGATCGTCGTCGGCGTTCACGTACACGATCCCGTTCCCGAGACCGCCGTCGTCGCAGACACAGCTCCTCGCGTTCATCACGCAGCAGGTCGTCGAGATCGTCGAGAAGCCATTCACGCTCGCGCTCCAGATCAAGAAGCCGCTCTCGCTCAGGCAAGTGCAGCCCACTGAAGGATAATACTGTTGGGCCTCAGCCAGCACCCCAGGCACTTCTACCGACGCCGAAACCACTTCTGCCTACCCCGATCGGTCCGCAGCTACCTCCCCCACATTTCGATAAACACACTAGTAAAAATTCTTTACCGCCTTCTAATGGTGACGACGAATCTCGCTCAAATAAAGATCTCTCccaatgttataataaaactaacagtCACAATAGTAGCAATAACAAACAAACCCACAATGACAACAGGTTACAGCAACAGCAACCTGTCAACTCAATTCCGCCTTTGATGGCCATAAATCCTCAGATGAATGTATGTGTTCCACCACCACCTCTTAATGGAC GCTTTGTTATGCCTCCATATTTTCCTTCCGACCAATATGGAATGATGATGCCTAATTTCGGCCCAAATCCTATGCTCAATGGACACAGTTGGGGAGCTCCGCCTCCTCCGCCTCCACCCCCTCCTCCGTCTTCAGATCCCTCTAACGGGTctcaaaataactataattatggTCAAAGCGGCTCGGGACAAAGTAGCCTGGAGTCAGATTCCAGAAAGCGGGGTGGCCGTTCTGGTGGCCTCGGAAGTTCGAGTTCATACGGCTTGGGCTCTGGAAGTGGTGGCCTTAGCTCTGCTGGAGGTGCCGGTTCCTGTGGCAGGGGCCTGGGCCTTGCCGATGGCCCCACTCAAGGTGGGGGCCTCGGCACTGGTGGCCTAGGGTCCGATAGCCTCTATGGAGGTGGCGGTGGCCTCGGCTCCGAGGACGGCCAAGGCAGTCAACGGTCGCGCGGCGGCCGCGATCGGCGGCGACGAGGCAGAGGACGGGACTACGACGACCACAACTCGGATAATCCGAGCGGTGGTCTCGGCTCTTACGGCTCGGGCGGCTTCGAAGGTGGCCTGGGCCAGGCCTCTGGCGGTCCCAGTGTGCCCCATGGGAGCCTATTGCCGCGCATGCTGCCGCAGAATACTGGCGACTTCGGTGGACAACAAAACGCTAACTTTACCGCTTTCGGTTCTTATGGGcctaagtttaaaaaaaatcagggTGGTTACGATAACGGAGATTACGACGAGGGTCCCGTTAACGGGGTCGAATATTACGGCCACCAAAATATGGGACCAGGCCGACCGTTAACTTCTAACATGGATCGAGGTGTTTTTAACGATGCGCAGGCATACGGCTCCATGGGGTACAGAAATGACCGCCAGGGCAATCGCCAACGGCGGTGA